From one Bacteroides intestinalis DSM 17393 genomic stretch:
- a CDS encoding endo-1,4-beta-xylanase, protein MKYTKNILGTMLLMAVVTASCVDDKPLAFEVEKPASIAGMEYLNDYDVLKSYVNSSANPDFKLGIALAANDYIAGGQVTQLANSNFVEMTAGNAMKYASCVNENGEMNFGTVENFVSAAKAGGLTIYGHTLAWHAQQNNKFLNSLIKDKEMDVDPDAKVDKVDYEIDYSTAGYSFWNEVNEEVKETTTIGKNDTEGCLEIKTSVAASQNHFIQYHTADNLPIEIGKEYKLKMMVRGSAEGKLNFGVGPWSGRAEGSFSFNTEWKEYEFSFKAVADGGHVMTQSGLFVGTIQIKYVKITHSEAPVMEIFTDIIANGDAEGSETTNFVSTHVGGTNGACDIVDGVGKDGSRAFVITSAGGGVNSWDTQFFLYADRPLVDKEVVHISFDYRADVPNKSESQTHAAPGAYIHYDGGCAVDFTTEWQHFEKTITINTTLSPTENMQTFAWNLDVGVPNAPANKYYFDNIKLQIVTKGNSIPLTPEEKKDTLTWAMNNWVEGMMKATGGYVTAWDVVNEAISGVGNDEGFYTLQSASNVSPEDAKNNFYWQDYLGNVDYVRIVVAAARKHYAENGGTAPLKLFVNDYNLESDWDDNKKVKSLVHWIEKWEADGVTKIDGIGTQMHVSCYANAATQKSKEDHVVKMFEILAESGKLVKISELDMGYIDENNTSVKTENMTEAQHKAMAEYYKFIVKKYFEIIPPAQQYGITQWCATDAPSDSGWRGGEPVGLWDSNYSRKHTYAGFADGLAGK, encoded by the coding sequence ATGAAATATACGAAAAATATCTTAGGAACAATGCTTTTAATGGCTGTCGTTACCGCTTCGTGTGTGGACGACAAACCGTTGGCATTCGAAGTTGAGAAGCCTGCTTCCATTGCAGGTATGGAATACCTCAACGACTATGATGTCTTGAAAAGTTATGTAAACAGCAGTGCCAATCCCGACTTTAAGTTGGGTATTGCACTGGCTGCAAATGACTATATTGCCGGAGGACAAGTAACTCAGTTGGCTAATAGCAATTTTGTTGAAATGACTGCTGGTAATGCCATGAAATATGCTTCGTGTGTGAATGAGAATGGTGAGATGAACTTTGGAACTGTGGAGAACTTTGTTTCTGCAGCTAAAGCAGGGGGACTTACTATTTATGGTCATACATTGGCTTGGCATGCGCAGCAGAATAACAAGTTTTTGAATTCGTTGATTAAAGATAAGGAGATGGATGTAGATCCAGATGCGAAAGTGGATAAAGTCGATTATGAAATAGACTATTCTACTGCGGGCTATAGTTTTTGGAACGAAGTAAATGAAGAAGTAAAAGAGACTACGACTATAGGTAAAAATGATACTGAAGGTTGCTTGGAAATCAAGACTTCTGTTGCGGCTTCTCAAAACCATTTTATACAGTATCATACAGCAGATAATCTTCCTATTGAGATTGGCAAAGAATATAAATTGAAGATGATGGTAAGAGGCTCTGCAGAGGGAAAGCTGAATTTTGGTGTAGGACCTTGGAGTGGTAGAGCAGAAGGTTCTTTTTCTTTCAACACAGAATGGAAAGAGTATGAGTTTTCATTCAAAGCGGTAGCAGATGGGGGTCATGTAATGACACAATCCGGTCTTTTTGTGGGAACTATTCAAATTAAGTATGTTAAGATTACTCATTCTGAGGCTCCGGTTATGGAAATCTTTACCGACATAATTGCCAATGGTGATGCAGAAGGTAGTGAAACTACTAATTTTGTTTCTACTCATGTGGGTGGAACTAATGGTGCTTGCGATATCGTTGATGGTGTAGGTAAAGATGGTAGTCGTGCTTTTGTAATAACGTCAGCAGGTGGTGGTGTAAATAGTTGGGATACTCAGTTCTTTCTCTATGCTGACCGCCCATTGGTAGATAAGGAAGTAGTACATATTTCTTTTGACTATCGTGCAGATGTACCTAACAAGTCAGAATCTCAGACTCATGCTGCTCCAGGTGCTTATATTCATTATGATGGCGGATGTGCTGTTGATTTTACTACAGAATGGCAACATTTTGAAAAAACTATAACAATAAATACAACTCTTTCTCCTACTGAAAACATGCAGACTTTTGCATGGAATCTTGATGTAGGTGTGCCTAATGCGCCTGCTAACAAATATTATTTTGATAATATCAAGTTGCAAATAGTAACTAAGGGCAATTCTATTCCTCTCACTCCCGAAGAAAAGAAAGACACTCTTACTTGGGCTATGAACAACTGGGTAGAAGGTATGATGAAAGCTACCGGTGGTTATGTAACTGCATGGGATGTAGTGAACGAAGCTATTTCCGGTGTTGGTAACGATGAAGGTTTCTATACCTTACAATCAGCCAGTAACGTTTCTCCCGAAGATGCCAAGAACAATTTCTACTGGCAAGACTATTTAGGTAATGTGGATTATGTACGCATTGTTGTGGCTGCCGCTCGCAAGCATTATGCAGAAAACGGTGGTACTGCTCCTTTGAAGCTCTTTGTCAATGACTACAATCTGGAGTCAGACTGGGATGATAACAAAAAAGTCAAGAGTTTGGTACACTGGATTGAGAAGTGGGAAGCTGATGGTGTGACGAAGATTGATGGTATCGGTACACAGATGCATGTAAGTTGTTATGCTAATGCTGCTACTCAGAAGAGTAAGGAAGACCATGTAGTGAAGATGTTTGAGATATTGGCGGAAAGTGGTAAACTGGTAAAGATATCAGAACTTGATATGGGTTATATAGATGAGAATAATACCAGTGTTAAGACAGAGAATATGACCGAAGCTCAGCATAAAGCGATGGCAGAATACTATAAGTTCATCGTGAAGAAGTACTTCGAGATTATTCCTCCTGCCCAACAGTATGGTATCACTCAATGGTGTGCCACCGATGCTCCCAGTGATTCGGGCTGGCGTGGTGGTGAACCCGTAGGTCTTTGGGATTCCAACTACAGTCGTAAGCATACCTATGCAGGTTTTGCTGATGGATTGGCTGGAAAATAA
- a CDS encoding DUF5627 domain-containing protein: MRKSFLILAAMAGALFTACENGDWEFPDYKYSAVYFAYQSPIRTITIGEDESVDNSLDNEHKCQIMATVSGVYENKKDVEIGIRVDNTLCDGFMYEGTKGDILPLPASHYTLSDDKIVIKKGQILGGVTVNLTDAYFSDPKSAELNYVIPVVMTGVQNADTILQGKAQVADPHRLNKADWEVQPKDYTLYAVRYVSKYDSHYLRRGIDTYSGNKTGTEIRHNAYVEKDETVDGFSTLGLNKVQWARLAKDAAGKNIETNLILAFDENGNCTVSSNSEGVSASGSGKFVAKGDKNSWGGKDRDVLYLDYAMDYDGIHCVTKDTLVVHYRGVKAEWFNPVKK; this comes from the coding sequence ATGAGAAAATCATTTTTGATATTGGCCGCTATGGCGGGAGCCTTGTTCACTGCGTGCGAAAACGGCGACTGGGAATTTCCCGACTATAAATATTCCGCGGTTTACTTTGCTTATCAAAGTCCCATCCGTACTATTACCATAGGTGAGGATGAATCTGTGGATAATTCATTAGACAATGAACACAAGTGCCAGATTATGGCTACAGTATCAGGTGTATACGAGAATAAGAAAGATGTGGAAATAGGTATCCGGGTAGACAATACCTTGTGTGATGGTTTTATGTATGAAGGTACCAAAGGCGACATTCTACCATTGCCGGCTTCTCACTATACGCTGAGCGATGACAAGATTGTCATAAAGAAAGGCCAGATATTGGGTGGCGTTACGGTGAATCTGACCGATGCTTATTTTAGTGATCCGAAATCTGCGGAGTTGAACTATGTAATTCCCGTGGTGATGACAGGTGTGCAGAATGCCGACACCATTTTGCAGGGTAAAGCGCAGGTTGCCGATCCGCATCGTTTGAATAAAGCGGATTGGGAGGTACAGCCTAAGGATTATACGCTTTATGCGGTGAGGTATGTAAGTAAGTACGACTCGCACTATCTGCGTCGCGGCATTGATACTTATAGCGGTAATAAAACAGGTACGGAGATACGCCATAATGCTTATGTGGAGAAAGATGAAACCGTTGATGGATTCAGCACTTTGGGCTTGAACAAAGTACAGTGGGCTCGTCTTGCTAAAGATGCTGCCGGAAAGAATATTGAAACCAATTTGATTCTTGCTTTCGATGAAAACGGCAATTGTACGGTTTCTTCCAATTCAGAAGGTGTATCAGCTAGTGGTAGTGGCAAGTTTGTTGCCAAAGGCGATAAGAATAGCTGGGGAGGCAAGGACCGCGATGTTCTCTATTTGGATTATGCTATGGATTACGATGGCATTCATTGTGTCACTAAAGATACGTTGGTAGTTCATTATCGTGGTGTAAAGGCCGAGTGGTTCAATCCTGTGAAGAAATAA
- a CDS encoding RagB/SusD family nutrient uptake outer membrane protein encodes MKLKNIILSTAFLIAFSACDDLFEPAVENFKEPSDLENMPSWAVGLLGHAYIGNPLGENANNWSFTEVATDDAVSNDVNNGYRKMAAGAWRSDNTPGDLNRWQNLRGSWQYLNQFLEISENVEWARDPKASELFKMRFQGDAYGMRALYMYHLLLSCSGWADNGQLLGIPILTESETVDSDFNKPRNTFKECIELLNKDVEKAIEMLPEEYGDLDEKVGIVPDKYAQMGIDIALFNRVFGDHAKNRMSARVARAIRAQAALLAASPAYSEGSEVTWEKAANDMAEVLANLGSNPIAGIDPTGNKWYEDHSGIQNLKAGYNRPEVLWRSNKNESADLEKDQYPPSLFGKGRVNPSQNLVDAFPAANGYPISDPKAGYDPQNPYANRDPRLALYIIYNGCKAGVSNSVITTAIDGNNNDAMNKFDGASTRTGYYLRKFLDMNVNADPNNTTNGFHIKPWIRYTEIFLGYAEAANEAWGPQGKGIHGYSAYDVIKAIRQRAGIGENGGDPYLESVKNDKDAMRELIRNERRLELCFEGFRFWDLRRWKVDLSKLNETVKGMKITGTKYEVVEVEKRDYKDYMYYGPVPYGEILKFNALIQNKGW; translated from the coding sequence ATGAAACTAAAAAATATCATCTTATCAACGGCATTTCTGATAGCATTCTCCGCTTGCGACGACTTGTTTGAGCCGGCGGTGGAAAACTTCAAAGAACCGTCTGATTTGGAAAACATGCCTTCGTGGGCTGTTGGTTTGTTGGGGCATGCCTACATTGGCAATCCGTTGGGTGAGAATGCCAACAACTGGTCTTTCACGGAAGTGGCTACCGATGATGCTGTATCCAATGATGTGAATAACGGCTACCGGAAAATGGCTGCCGGCGCCTGGCGTTCGGACAATACTCCCGGAGATTTGAACAGATGGCAGAACTTGCGTGGTTCCTGGCAATATCTTAACCAATTTCTTGAAATATCCGAGAATGTGGAATGGGCTAGAGATCCTAAAGCTTCCGAACTGTTTAAAATGCGTTTTCAGGGAGATGCATACGGAATGCGTGCGCTCTATATGTATCATTTGTTGTTGAGTTGTTCGGGTTGGGCGGATAATGGCCAGTTATTGGGAATTCCTATTCTGACAGAATCGGAAACTGTTGATTCGGATTTCAACAAACCCCGTAACACTTTCAAAGAGTGTATCGAACTGCTAAACAAAGATGTGGAGAAGGCTATAGAAATGCTTCCCGAAGAATATGGTGATTTGGATGAGAAGGTAGGGATAGTACCTGATAAATATGCACAAATGGGCATAGATATTGCTTTGTTCAACCGTGTATTTGGTGATCATGCTAAAAATCGTATGAGTGCTCGTGTGGCTCGTGCCATTCGTGCTCAGGCAGCTCTTCTTGCAGCCAGTCCTGCCTATAGCGAAGGTTCGGAAGTGACTTGGGAAAAGGCTGCCAATGATATGGCCGAAGTGCTTGCTAATTTAGGTAGTAATCCGATTGCAGGTATTGATCCTACAGGTAATAAGTGGTATGAAGACCATAGCGGTATTCAGAATCTAAAAGCCGGTTACAACCGTCCCGAGGTTTTGTGGCGTAGTAATAAGAACGAGAGTGCAGACTTGGAAAAAGATCAATATCCGCCTTCACTTTTCGGTAAAGGCAGGGTTAATCCTTCTCAAAATCTAGTAGACGCTTTCCCGGCAGCGAACGGTTATCCCATCAGCGATCCGAAAGCCGGCTACGATCCTCAGAACCCGTATGCCAACCGTGATCCCCGTCTGGCTTTATACATTATTTATAATGGTTGCAAGGCGGGTGTGTCAAACAGTGTCATCACTACTGCAATTGATGGAAATAACAATGATGCCATGAATAAGTTTGACGGTGCTTCCACGCGTACCGGTTACTATTTACGTAAATTTTTGGATATGAACGTGAATGCCGATCCAAATAACACAACGAATGGTTTCCATATTAAGCCTTGGATTCGCTACACTGAAATTTTCTTAGGTTATGCCGAAGCTGCAAATGAAGCTTGGGGACCGCAAGGAAAAGGCATTCATGGTTATTCTGCTTATGATGTGATTAAAGCTATCCGCCAACGTGCCGGTATTGGTGAAAATGGTGGTGATCCTTATTTGGAATCAGTGAAAAATGACAAGGACGCGATGCGTGAGCTTATCCGTAACGAACGTCGTTTGGAACTTTGCTTCGAGGGCTTCCGTTTCTGGGATTTGCGCCGTTGGAAAGTGGATCTCAGCAAGCTGAATGAAACTGTGAAAGGTATGAAAATTACCGGAACGAAATACGAAGTGGTAGAAGTGGAGAAACGTGACTATAAGGATTATATGTACTACGGTCCTGTTCCTTATGGTGAAATATTGAAGTTTAATGCTCTCATCCAAAACAAAGGATGGTAA
- a CDS encoding SusC/RagA family TonB-linked outer membrane protein, translating to MKHIYKGLVFCAALAFAHTHIAAQETLADLVEVIQADTLQKVQVAFRSIDRNDLLGGVSVIDMKEMSEKTYTTYSLSLVDNVVGGFNGNIWGNNEYLVIVDGMVRDANNVLPHEIDQITLLKGASAVVLYGPRAAKGVISITTKRGEVGDLRINIHANSGFYTPKSYPKYLGSAEYMTLYNEARLNDGLTANYSQEDIYNHASGLNPYRYPDFDMYSSEYLRKAYNRSEAIAEISGGSEKVKYYTSTGYYRESSLLKVGNTEDNYISRFFVRGNVDMKLHKLITAQADANVTFYDSYSANVDWWGQAATLRPHLVSPFIPLSYIEDADQNSLSTVLNSNYIQDGKYFFGGTQQNPTNPVADAYAAGDNKFVSRQFQFNTRFDVNLSPLLKGLYFRAKYGIDYASTYDQGYSSTYATFAPAWSTYNGHDVISSITQYGKDEKSGVENINNSAYRYTYNVSGQFDYQNTFNEDHNVFAMVLANAWQTQRSGHYHRTTNANLGFQASYNYQHKYYADFSAAMPYSTKLPEGNRAAFSPTVTLGWNLAKEDFMENSIFDNLMLTASAGIINQDLDITTSDNEDGYFLYKPVVQPGGWYSWGDNGGLSATEFQRGDGSAMTFVKRKEFTAGLRGSMWNRQLTFDFNFFTSKMEGGLARTSSLYPIYFTQVGYPSSSIIPYVNFNEDKRTGFDFSVYANKKVGEVDLTLGVSGMWYKSTAEKRDENIEFEYLSAVGRPLNGHWGLQSEGFFNDQAEIEAAPKQTFGDVKPGDIRYKDQNNDGKVDDNDRVFLGRWDSPFMSGINLTAKWRDFTLYVMGNLYIGGYGMKDNSYYWVKGDGKYSEVVRNRWTPETVATATYPRLTTTGGDNNFRTSDFWMYKNDRFNLTQVQLTYNMPKEVLRGSFVKGLSFFVNANNLLTIAKERKALELNVGSAPQTRFYQLGLKGTF from the coding sequence TATAGTTTGAGTCTGGTTGACAATGTCGTTGGTGGTTTCAACGGTAATATCTGGGGAAACAATGAATATCTTGTCATAGTGGATGGTATGGTGCGTGATGCGAATAACGTGCTTCCCCACGAGATAGACCAGATTACCCTTTTGAAAGGAGCTTCTGCTGTAGTGCTCTATGGTCCGCGTGCGGCTAAAGGTGTCATTTCAATCACCACCAAGCGTGGCGAAGTGGGTGACCTCAGAATAAATATTCACGCTAACAGCGGTTTTTATACTCCTAAGTCATACCCGAAATATTTGGGTTCGGCAGAGTATATGACCCTTTATAATGAGGCACGTCTCAACGATGGTCTTACTGCCAATTACTCGCAGGAGGATATTTACAATCATGCTTCGGGTTTGAATCCCTATCGTTATCCTGATTTCGACATGTATTCTTCCGAATATTTAAGGAAGGCATACAACCGTTCGGAAGCGATTGCCGAAATTTCGGGCGGTAGCGAGAAAGTGAAATATTATACTTCTACCGGTTACTATCGCGAATCTTCGCTTCTTAAAGTGGGTAATACGGAAGATAACTACATCAGCCGTTTCTTTGTCCGTGGAAATGTGGATATGAAGTTGCATAAACTTATCACCGCGCAAGCTGATGCTAATGTGACATTTTATGATTCTTATTCGGCTAATGTAGACTGGTGGGGGCAAGCTGCTACGTTGCGTCCTCATCTGGTGTCTCCGTTTATTCCGTTGAGTTATATTGAGGATGCAGACCAAAATTCCCTGAGCACTGTGCTTAACAGTAATTATATCCAAGATGGCAAGTACTTCTTTGGTGGTACGCAGCAGAATCCCACTAATCCGGTGGCTGATGCATACGCGGCCGGCGACAATAAGTTTGTGAGCCGCCAGTTCCAGTTCAATACGCGTTTTGATGTCAATCTTTCTCCCTTGCTTAAAGGACTTTATTTCCGTGCCAAATATGGTATTGACTATGCTTCTACCTATGATCAGGGGTATAGTAGCACTTATGCTACTTTCGCACCGGCGTGGAGTACCTATAACGGGCATGATGTCATTTCAAGTATCACGCAATATGGCAAGGATGAAAAAAGTGGTGTTGAGAATATCAACAATTCGGCCTACCGTTATACCTACAACGTTTCCGGTCAGTTCGATTACCAGAACACTTTCAACGAAGACCACAATGTGTTCGCCATGGTGCTGGCCAATGCATGGCAGACCCAACGTAGCGGACATTATCACCGTACTACCAATGCCAATTTAGGTTTTCAGGCATCCTACAACTATCAGCATAAATATTATGCGGATTTCAGTGCTGCAATGCCTTATTCCACAAAGTTGCCCGAAGGTAACCGTGCGGCGTTTTCTCCTACAGTCACTTTGGGATGGAATCTTGCAAAAGAAGATTTCATGGAAAATTCAATATTTGACAACTTGATGCTTACTGCCTCGGCAGGTATCATCAATCAGGATCTTGATATCACTACCAGTGACAATGAAGACGGTTACTTCCTTTACAAACCGGTGGTACAGCCCGGTGGTTGGTATAGTTGGGGTGACAATGGCGGTCTGTCTGCTACTGAGTTCCAGCGTGGAGACGGCTCTGCCATGACTTTCGTGAAGCGTAAAGAGTTCACGGCAGGGTTGCGTGGTTCTATGTGGAACAGGCAACTTACATTCGACTTCAATTTCTTCACCAGTAAGATGGAGGGCGGTCTGGCTCGTACCAGTTCATTGTATCCGATTTATTTCACACAGGTGGGCTATCCGTCATCATCCATTATTCCTTATGTAAACTTCAATGAGGATAAGCGGACAGGTTTCGATTTCAGTGTTTACGCCAACAAGAAAGTGGGTGAAGTGGATTTGACGCTCGGTGTGAGCGGAATGTGGTATAAGAGTACGGCTGAAAAGCGTGATGAAAATATTGAGTTTGAATATTTGTCAGCTGTAGGTCGTCCATTGAACGGACACTGGGGATTGCAGAGCGAAGGATTCTTTAACGATCAGGCTGAGATTGAGGCTGCTCCCAAACAAACTTTCGGTGACGTGAAGCCCGGTGATATCCGTTATAAAGATCAGAACAACGATGGTAAGGTTGATGACAACGACCGTGTATTCCTGGGACGTTGGGACTCTCCCTTTATGAGTGGTATTAATTTGACTGCCAAATGGCGTGACTTTACTCTGTATGTGATGGGCAATCTTTACATAGGTGGCTATGGCATGAAGGACAATTCATATTATTGGGTGAAAGGTGACGGTAAATATTCTGAAGTAGTACGTAATCGATGGACTCCTGAGACGGTAGCTACAGCTACTTATCCTCGTCTGACCACTACCGGTGGTGACAACAACTTCCGTACCTCGGACTTCTGGATGTACAAGAACGACCGATTCAATCTGACTCAGGTTCAGCTTACCTACAATATGCCTAAAGAGGTGTTGAGAGGATCTTTCGTCAAGGGTTTGAGTTTCTTTGTCAACGCCAACAATTTGCTTACCATTGCCAAGGAACGTAAGGCTTTGGAATTGAATGTGGGTAGCGCACCTCAGACACGCTTCTACCAGCTTGGCCTCAAAGGTACATTCTAA